The Streptomyces sp. NBC_00597 DNA segment GACGGCCTTGGCCTGGAACACGTGGATCTCGCCGGTGGCGAGCTCGTACGCGACCACACCGGCCGACTTCTTGACGCCGTCTTCCTCGACGAGCAGCTGGTCCAGGACGTAGAACTCGTTGAAGAACTCCACGCCCTCCTTGACGCAGTTCTGGTACAGCGTCTGGAGGATCATGTGGCCCGTGCGGTCCGCGGCGTAGCAGGACCGGCGCACCGGGGCCTCGCCGTGGTTGCGCGAGTGGCCGCCGAAGCGGCGCTGGTCGATGGTGCCGTCCGGGGTGCGGTTGAACGGCAGGCCCATCTTCTCCAGGTCGAGGACAGCGTCGATGGCCTCCTTCGCCAGGATCTCGGCGGCGTCCTGGTCGACCAGGTAGTCACCGCCCTTGACCGTGTCGAAGGTGTGCCACTCCCAGTTGTCCTCCTCCACGTTCGCCAGCGCGGCGGCCATGCCGCCCTGCGCGGCGCCCGTGTGGGAGCGGGTGGGGTAGAGCTTCGTCAGCACCGCGGTGCGGCTGCGCTTCGTCGACTCGATGGCGGCGCGCATGCCGGCGCCACCTGCACCGACGATGACGGTGTCGTACTTGTGGATCTTCATTGTTTCGCCTCAGCCCCGTTGCCTAGCGGATGTTCGGGTCGAAGGTGAAGATCACCAGCGTGCCCAGAAGGATGGTGAACACCGTGGCGGTGTAGAGCAGGCCCTTCAGCCACAGCCGCGTGTTGGCGCGCTCCGCGTAGTCGTTGATGACGGTACGCAGGCCGTTGGCGCCGTGCAGCATGGCGAGCCACAGCATCAGCAGGTCCCAGACCTGCCAGAACGGGGACGCCCAGCGGCCGGCCACGAAGGCGAAACCGACCTTGGAGACGCCGCCGTCCAGCACCAGCTGGATGACGAGGTGCCCGATGACGAGGACGACGAGGACGATGCCCGAGAGGCGCATGAAGAGCCAGGCGGCCATCTCGAAGTTGCCGCGGGTCGAGCGCGGCGTCTTGCCCGTGCGCTTGCGCGGGGCCTCGATGTACGGCGCCGGGTTCTCGACGTCGTAGAGGCTCACGCCCTCGACGTCGCCGATGGCCTGGGCGGAAGAAGTGTCAGAAGACATGCGTGTCACTTCCCGAACAGTTCAGCAGCTGCGTGGCCGAGGACGGGGTACAGCGCCCCGCCCATCAGGACGATCCAGACGATCACCACGCTCCAGAGCATCTGCTTCTGGAGACGGGGACCCTTGGACCAGAAGTCCACGGCGATCACACGGAGACCGTTGAGCGCGTGGAACAGGATGGCGGCCACGAGGCCGTACTCCATCAGCGCGACGATCGGAGTCTTGTAGGTAGCCACGACATCGTCGTACGCCTCGGGGGAGACGCGGACGAGAGCGGTGTCGAGGACGTGTACGAACAGGAAGAAGAAGATGAGGACGCCGGTGACTCGATGAGCCACCCAGGACCACATTCCTTCCCGGCCGCGGTACAACGTTCCAGCCGGCACGGAAAACCCTCCGGAAGCGGGGCGGGGGCCAGCCGGCTTCTTTGTCGGTCGGGCCCGGCCGGGTACGGTCCTCCGGCCCCGGACATCGTAGCGACGCTTTGTCGGTTCCCTCGCGCCGGGTCCAGTGGTGTGATCAAACAGGCACGGACGGGCTATCCCACAGGGGCGAATAGCCCGGAATCAGCGGCAGACGCCCCATCCGGCGAGGTCAGCCAATGTG contains these protein-coding regions:
- a CDS encoding succinate dehydrogenase hydrophobic membrane anchor subunit, with amino-acid sequence MSSDTSSAQAIGDVEGVSLYDVENPAPYIEAPRKRTGKTPRSTRGNFEMAAWLFMRLSGIVLVVLVIGHLVIQLVLDGGVSKVGFAFVAGRWASPFWQVWDLLMLWLAMLHGANGLRTVINDYAERANTRLWLKGLLYTATVFTILLGTLVIFTFDPNIR
- the sdhC gene encoding succinate dehydrogenase, cytochrome b556 subunit; its protein translation is MPAGTLYRGREGMWSWVAHRVTGVLIFFFLFVHVLDTALVRVSPEAYDDVVATYKTPIVALMEYGLVAAILFHALNGLRVIAVDFWSKGPRLQKQMLWSVVIVWIVLMGGALYPVLGHAAAELFGK